From the genome of Marinicella rhabdoformis:
TTTTATCATTACCATGATGGTTTTAGGCTTGGTCGCTGCTGCCAATAAAATTGAAACACTGGTTCCTGCGAGTAAACAATTAACAGATTTTCTTAAGCAATCTGAAGGTTGGATAGGCGTCGTTTCTGTTGGACTTTCAATTTATTGGTTGATCAAAACACTGATGTATCTGAAGTTTTACTTCAAATATGCTTTCTTGAAATTTATTTTTGTTTTGGTCAGCATCGCGATCATGTTTTTATTGGGCATGGTACTGTCACAAACTTTATTAAAATCATGGACAGGCGGCAACGAAAAAGTCAACGGTGTCATCGATAAAGTTGTCGGTTTTGCCACACCTTTCAAAGAGCCATTGGGTTTATTGGCTGTCGTCATGGCCTTGGTCAACCTTGGCCTGGCACTGTAAATATTAACGTATCCAACACCTACAATCGGCACTGTTTTATTACCTAAAACAGTGCCAACAACTTGATAACCCACACATGAAAATATTCTTAACTTTGCTGTTAATGAGCAGCGCATGGGCTTCACATGCCACACCAAAAATTTTATCACTTCAAGCCCAGGCCAACACCATTGATCGATTACTGGCCGATAAAGTAAAAAACACATTGCCCACATTGATGCGAAAAAATGGCATTGATATGTGGATAGTTATGGCACGCGAGTACAACGAAGATCCTGTCATACGAACCATGTTACCAGCCACTTGGCATGCCGCCAGACGCCGCACTGTTTTGGTGATGCATGACCCAGACCCAGATTTGGACATAGAAACTTTCGCTGTCGCCCGGTATGACGTTGGCCAAGTGTTCAAAAAAGCATGGGATAAGGAGAAACAACCTGACCAATGGCAACGTTTGATTGAAATCATTACTGAAAAACAACCCAATAAAATAGGCCTTAATTATTCAAACTTTGAAGCGCAAGCCGATGGCTTGACCCATGCTGAACACCAGCAGTTTCTTGAAAACCTACCGCCAGAGTTTCACCCTAAAGTAGTCAGCGCAGAAAAACTGGCGATCAACTGGCTAGAAACACGCACCGCTGCAGAAATGGCCATCTACCCACAAATTGTAGGCATTGCTCATGAAATCATTGCTGAAGGTTTATCTAACCAAGCGATCCAGCCAGGCGTAACCAGTACCGAAGACTTGGTATGGTGGTTTCGAGAGAAAGTACGCTCATTGGGGTTGAAAACATGGTTTCACCCTTCAGTTTCCATCCAAAGGGCAGATGCTTCAAATTTTGATCATTTAAGAACTTTTGATTCAAGGCCAGCAGACAACATCATCAAAGCAGGTGATTTATTACATGTGGATTTTGGCATCACCTATTTGCGGTTGAATACCGATACACAGCAACATGCCTATGTATTAAAACCCGGAGAATCTGAAGCACCTGACTACCTCAAACAAGCCTTGATTAATGGCAACCGCTTACAAGACATATTTACTGACAACTTCAAAGTCGGGAGAACTGGAAACCAAGTTTTGAAAAAATCTCGCCAAGAGGCCATTAAAGAAGGCATCAAACCTTCGATTTACACCCACCCCATTGGCTATTATGGCCATGCCGCCGGCACCACACTCGGTATGTGGGACTCGCAAGAGGGTGTACCACACACTGGCGACCACCCATTACATGCCAATACGGCTTATGCCATAGAATTGAATGCCGCCACTTTCATCAAAGAATGGAACAAAGAAATCCGCATTATGCTGGAAGAAGATGCTTTTTTCGATGGCAAGAATGTGCGTTATATCCATGGGCGACAAAAAAGTTTTCACCTTATTTCAGGTTTTAATAATCTACAACTTGGTGACTGAAGCTTAACTTAACTGAATAGCAATGGTGTCCCTGATTTATCAAACACCATATATTTAGATAAAGTACCGCCCATCTCTACAGTTTTCATCATGGCCTCTAAGTGTTTCATTGAATCCTCAGCAGTAGGCATCACACCATTTTGACCAGACAAACAACCGACCAATACCATATCCCATGGCTTTTGTAACAATTCAGACTCTGCCACCAAAGCATCGAAACTAGAAAGTTCATCCAAAGGTTTATCTACAGTCATGACTGGAGTGAGCTCACCTCCCAATCCTGCTTTGAACTTTTCAGCCTGCGCTTCATTGTGGTCATCAGCCAGTGATTTACTGACAAAGACGAATAAAAAACGTTGTGGCTCTGGTTGTTGTTTTGCTGCCTTCAGCAAAGTGTCATAGTTGGTAATTTCCATAGCATGCAAATAGTTTGAAAACCCGCATTTTAACGCAAACACGGGCTTTGCTTTTCCATCAAATTCAGCTAATCACCGATTCTTGACCTGGGTTAACTTTTTAAGCTCATCCTGAGCTCAAATCAACGACCTTTACCAGAATGTGCAACACTCCTAAACAACGTGTTAGTGAGCAATAACTGCAATCCATCTAAAAATGCCCGCATCGTCGGTTCTTGAGTAAATGCAATTACCATACCTCTTCCTTTAGGCTGGTGTATCAAAAAAGGCTTAAAAGCCAACTGTTTTCTGTTCTCTTCCCATAAGTAACCACTGGCCAACAATTCATCTGACGATTTAAAGCTAGCAACATTTTTTCCTTTATCCAATGTGATTGGCGAATATATTCGACTGCCTGTGACCATGGCCACCACATCAGGCTTGATGCCAGCAGTTAACCAATGTTTTTGATCAACAGATACATTAACCAACACACCCGCTACTGAATCGGGCCTACTTTGCTCGCTTTGAATTCGCTCATTCCACTCCTCATGAGTATCAATCAAACTCCCTGCAACACTATCACCTGTTTCTTTCGCCACTTTATCATCATTTTCTTTGAAAGCATGCTCTGACTTCACAGACAACCAACCCACTTTTTCACTTGCCGCAAAGGCCGTCGCAGCTCCAAAAGTGACTAAAACCCCACCGTCACTCACCCAATCAGTCAAATGATTGATTTCACCCTCACCGAAGGCATTACCGTAAAATCCAGAGGGTAATATCAGCACATCGTAGTCACTTAAATTCATATAGCCCAATTGTTCACTTCTGATCGCTGTGACGGGGTATCCAATTTGTCGTTCAATCACAAACCGTGAATTACCTGCGCTCAAGCTGCTGGTAGGCTCGTCCCAAGCCATGGCAATTTTGGGGGCTTTCATCGCCACCACATTGCCGCTTCCAAAATTGGGGCCTTCGCTGACCCAACTTGAATCAACAGCATCAACCTTGGCACCCGTGTTATCCGCTATGTGACGAACCTGACCTGCCAATGC
Proteins encoded in this window:
- a CDS encoding ribonucleotide reductase subunit alpha, encoding MEITNYDTLLKAAKQQPEPQRFLFVFVSKSLADDHNEAQAEKFKAGLGGELTPVMTVDKPLDELSSFDALVAESELLQKPWDMVLVGCLSGQNGVMPTAEDSMKHLEAMMKTVEMGGTLSKYMVFDKSGTPLLFS
- a CDS encoding M24 family metallopeptidase, translated to MKIFLTLLLMSSAWASHATPKILSLQAQANTIDRLLADKVKNTLPTLMRKNGIDMWIVMAREYNEDPVIRTMLPATWHAARRRTVLVMHDPDPDLDIETFAVARYDVGQVFKKAWDKEKQPDQWQRLIEIITEKQPNKIGLNYSNFEAQADGLTHAEHQQFLENLPPEFHPKVVSAEKLAINWLETRTAAEMAIYPQIVGIAHEIIAEGLSNQAIQPGVTSTEDLVWWFREKVRSLGLKTWFHPSVSIQRADASNFDHLRTFDSRPADNIIKAGDLLHVDFGITYLRLNTDTQQHAYVLKPGESEAPDYLKQALINGNRLQDIFTDNFKVGRTGNQVLKKSRQEAIKEGIKPSIYTHPIGYYGHAAGTTLGMWDSQEGVPHTGDHPLHANTAYAIELNAATFIKEWNKEIRIMLEEDAFFDGKNVRYIHGRQKSFHLISGFNNLQLGD